One Ostrea edulis chromosome 2, xbOstEdul1.1, whole genome shotgun sequence genomic region harbors:
- the LOC125678838 gene encoding uncharacterized protein LOC125678838, with translation MNWPCVFVVFLIVCVHCYGCRLKFSTKDPEKTAAVGDTCREQVYTKEDCYNAIHSQKFYNSSVVRSDALVLSIDFVKNRTLVQINISMEYLQFTRGYLLIFDMDDGSIQCLSAVFPRWTPPSVVSFTMDINGKCSTDPEIHQLLDIPINPEVWVSDLAIHNSNSSYLKISFDVKNRDVKSYEVELWDIKDNLIKTEKTEKNFVIFRNITPGTYYTMVSISKMEKGRKCPCGIDVKEHRICETCMTKYSNPFEYPMMTVAALAEKNSSKELHVAVYAILGGCVAVAGILATILTIKKYSKSLINLMRRDSCHASLTIISAKSHSSDKVKLLKNTIKAKLNIVCQHSNMSLHSISQFPLRMSSDVIIVVISNLILEHQSVLFEKFPNTFEDKSLVFAVIDNADYDLTSLMSYPIFDITSGCDRLLEFLSSRTKVPQGDLRGPKIESLSTLDQQHENQAENATKILEKMDDLIYAHNVLCKKYESVSEIVESETKLESKVPSTMYSTSKNDELEVSAIFSCRCLFLPPDDQSEADSAYVTQSECMKHINDIYDASRQRGKNVFISSAEMEAISLGERSV, from the exons ATGAATTGGCCCTGTGTCTTTGTAGTTTTTCTGATTGTATGTGTCCATTGTTATGGATGTCGTCTTAAATTCTCAACCAAG gATCCGGAGAAAACAGCAGCCGTAGGTGACACGTGCAGGGAACAAGTTTATACGAAGGAAG attgCTATAACGCCATCCATAGTCAAAAATTTTACAACAGCTCCGTGGTGAGGTCAGATGCTCTGGTTCTGTCCATTGACTTTGTGAAGAACAGGACACTAGTTCAAATAAACATCTCCA TGGAGTATTTGCAGTTCACAAGAGGTTACCTTCTGATTTTTGATATGGATGATGGCAGCATTCAGTGCTTGTCGGCAGTCTTTCCAAGATGGACCCCGCCCTCAGTG GTTTCTTTTACGATGGATATCAATGGGAAATGTAGTACCGACCCTGAGATTCACCAGCTGTTAGATATTCCAATTAATCCAGAAG TTTGGGTGAGTGATCTTGCTATACACAACAGCAATTCGTCTTATCTGAAGATTTCTTTTGACGTCAAAAATCGTGACGTTAAATCGTACGAAGTGGAATTATGGGATATCAAGGACAATCTCATTAAAACAGAGAAAACAGAAAAG aattttgtaattttccgGAATATCACACCGGGCACGTACTACACAATG GTCAGTATTTCGAAGATGGAGAAGGGCAGAAAATGCCCTTGTGGTATTGACGTTAAGGAGCACAGAATCTGTGAAACATGCATGACAAAATATTCCAATCCATTTGAGTATCCAATGATGACAGTTGCAG CGCTTGCCGAAAAGAATTCTTCCAAAGAGCTACATGTAGCAGTGTATGCAATACTTGGTGGATGTGTAGCAGTAGCCGGGATTTTAGCGACGATCTTAACCATCAAGAAATATTCAA AGAGCTTGATTAATTTGATGCGGAGGGATTCATGTCATGCATCGCTGACGATTATTTCAGCCAAATCCCATTCCTCCGACAAAGTTAAACTGTTGAAAAATACGATAAAGGCCAAGCTGAACATTGTCTGTCAACATTCCAATATGTCTCTACACAGCATTTCTCAGTTTCCACTCCGAATGTCTTCAGATGTCATCATTGTAGTGATTTCCAACCTTATTCTGGAGCATCAGTCGGTTCTTTTCGAGAAATTTCCAAATACGTTCGAAGACAAATCTTTAGTTTTTGCCGTAATAGATAACGCAGATTATGATTTAACGTCTCTGATGAGTTATCCAATCTTTGATATAACAAGTGGTTGTGATAGACTTTTGGAATTTCTCTCATCTCGTACAAAAGTACCCCAAGGAGATCTTCGTGGTCCGAAAATAGAAAGCTTATCTACCTTAGACCAACAACATGAAAACCAGGCGGAGAATGCTACAAAAATATTAGAGAAAATGGACGATCTAATTTACGCGCACAATGTTTTGTGTAAGAAATACGAAAGTGTTTCTGAAATTGTCGAATCGGAAACGAAATTAGAGTCAAAAGTCCCCTCTACTATGTACTCCACAAGCAAAAACGACGAACTAGAAGTGTCCGCCATTTTCTCATGTCGTTGTTTGTTTCTTCCTCCAGATGACCAATCGGAAGCAGATTCAGCATATGTAACTCAGAGTGAGTGCATGAAGCACATCAATGATATATATGATGCTTCTAGACAGAGAggaaaaaatgtgtttattTCTTCGGCGGAGATGGAGGCAATTAGTCTAGGAGAAAGGAGCGTGTAA